Proteins from a genomic interval of Quercus robur chromosome 9, dhQueRobu3.1, whole genome shotgun sequence:
- the LOC126699918 gene encoding transcription factor MYB8-like, with product MGRSPCCSKVGMNRGAWSAEEDKILTDYIATNGEGKWRNLPKEAGLKRCGKSCRLRWINYLKPDIKRGNITSAEEDLIIRLHKLLGNRWALIAKRLPGRTDNEIKNYWNTVLKKKLTNKGKEASDDNKKIKPSVKSVPEVVKTKAFRFTKVFVAPQQDKHEAFDDNNNNVPQEPIYSENDNLEMELKSIDCQQPLPLVSFDEEEKSSNFALNFSTEELLMFDNFETDIWNLCMFDDNMEGEANNGGANDLCSLLDEPLPFYEENSEQMHWI from the exons ATGGGCAGAAGTCCTTGCTGTTCTAAGGTGGGAATGAATAGAGGAGCTTGGTCTGCTGAAGAAGACAAAATTCTCACTGATTACATCGCAACCAATGGTGAAGGAAAATGGAGAAATCTTCCAAAGGAAGCAG GTCTAAAGAGATGTGGAAAGAGTTGCAGGCTTCGGTGGATAAATTATCTCAAGCCTGACATCAAGAGAGGAAATATTACATCTGCTGAAGAGGACCTCATTATTAGGCTCCACAAGCTCTTAGGCAATAG ATGGGCTCTCATAGCCAAGAGGCTGCCTGGGAGAACAGACAATGAAATCAAGAACTACTGGAACACTGTCCTTAAAAAGAAGCTGACCAATAAAGGTAAGGAAGCAAGCGACGAtaacaagaaaatcaaacctTCAGTTAAGAGTGTGCCAGAGGTGGTCAAGACCAAGGCATTTAGGTTCACAAAGGTCTTTGTTGCACCACAACAAGACAAGCATGAAGCttttgatgataataataataatgtccCTCAAGAACCTATCTACTCTGAGAACGATAACCTTGAAATGGAATTGAAATCCATTGATTGTCAACAACCACTTCCGTTGGTTTcttttgatgaagaagaaaagtcatCAAATTTTGCACTAAACTTTAGCACGGAAGAGCTTTTGATGTTTGATAATTTCGAAACGGATATTTGGAATTTATGCATGTTTGATGATAATATGGAAGGAGAGGCTAACAATGGTGGTGCCAATGATCTTTGCTCACTTTTGGATGAGCCTCTTCCATTCTATGAAGAGAATTCTGAGCAGATGCATTGGATCTAG
- the LOC126699919 gene encoding transcription factor MYB1-like encodes MGRSPCCSKVEVNRGAWSAQEDQMLKDYIATHGEGKWRNLPRKAGLKRCGKSCRLRWMNYLNPDIKRGNITPDEEDLIIRLHKLLGNRYFPLFFLIQFV; translated from the exons ATGGGTAGAAGTCCTTGCTGTTCTAAGGTGGAAGTGAATAGAGGAGCTTGGTCTGCTCAAGAAGACCAAATGCTCAAAGATTACATCGCAACCCATGGGGAAGGAAAATGGAGAAATCTTCCAAGGAAAGCAG GCTTAAAGAGATGCGGAAAGAGTTGTAGGCTTCGGTGGATGAATTATCTCAATCCTGACATCAAGAGAGGAAATATTACACCTGATGAAGAGGACCTCATTATTAGGCTTCACAAGCTCCTAGGCAATCGGTATTTCCCATTATTCTTCCTAATTCAATTTGTATAA